In the genome of Crassostrea angulata isolate pt1a10 chromosome 6, ASM2561291v2, whole genome shotgun sequence, the window GCTGAGCCCCACCCAGGTGCTACCTCGATTGTTCTCCATTGTGTTTGCATTTTTCCCTGTCTACCTTCTATTAAGTTTGTTGtatccttttgaaatattttggaaaaaaaatgtattgtgaAGTAATTTATTAGTGAAGAGTCCAGATTTCATCCTCTTACAAGATATTATAAACCGAGATAACTGTTGATTTCCCTAACTAAGGACAGACAGGAAGGTCTGTTCATCATCTGCTTCTGTGTTGTCCTGTTTTCATGGATTCAGATGGAGAAAGAAGTGCATATTGCCAAGGAAAAGGTACAATTGTAAATGTATGATCCTGTACATGTACTACGGGTATTTTGTAACTACATGCAAttgttaaatacatatatagagTAGTCATACATCTATTAGTCTACGTACTTGTATACATGTCTGATAAACACcagatttcatttgaaaaactaCAATAATCTCACATACTGTTTTCgtttattttgttcataacTTGTTTTGGATATTGATCACGGACCCAATTAATGAAGGTTTTTTTATTCAACTAGAATCTACTCACCGCTGATTTTTCATCGTCTCTCTCTGGAGAACGCCATCTAGTGGCAGAGGATATACGCAGATCTGTCTTTTATGTATCCTTTATAATTTTTAAGGCAACGTTTTTAATAACCCCTTCAAACAAAGTTTGAGAGAGTTGTTTTGGGGATATACTGGAATGTCTGTCTAGCAGTCCAACATTAATGTCcagtatatgattttaaaagacGAGATAACAGAAGTCGTTCTTGGCACAAAggtgcttatgacctgagggtgtgacCCAGATACTAGGTCATTTGACCAAGGTCAAGGTATCATCGTCATCAACATAATTTCTAAAAGACCCTGGTGGTTATAAGTTCTTCCTGGGAAGTCTGGTACCTTTACATCTTTTTTGACAACATATGGTATCAGAAGACCTTAGAATTTtagaaatgtacatttacatgaatTAGATTTTTCTTAACAGATGAATAGATTTTCTTTATACTTGTTGCATTCTATAGCACAGGGAATATAGCCAGTATCAATAGGCAAGAtggttttctttcataaatacttGTGTATtcttatataccggtatgttaCCGGTACTTTAAGTACAATGACATTCAACATGTAGTTTAATACTTTTACCTGTACTTTGACAGCTTTGAGCCTGCTGCCGTTTACTGCTTCCTGACCGTCTTCAGCCCATTTGTGATGGGTGGTCTCCTAATGCTCAAAGTGAGGactaaatttgtaaaaattaatttttagactGGATGGTACCGAGTATACAATATGGTAAATTTATACAGtctcatttcatttcatttcagaaCATTCTACCACTAGTCCTAGTTGCATGTTCATTCCAAACCGTTCAAATCTTGACCCACATTCCAACTCGGGCGCTGTTTTTGATTGTAATGATCATGTCGGACATTATGGCACTGGTAAGTCAGcacaaaagatatattttttaacactAATGAACAAATTTATTCCTCTGCAGCcatcatataatatttttatttacatgtcaTTATGAAAATACTCTTTTCCATACTTATTCATTCATACATTCGAAACGATTATTGTGTGaccttacatgtataatcttGTAACATGACATGTATTAAAACACTCAGATTCACTGCAACGTCAGATAAACCAAAACTGAAAATAATATCAGCTTGTAAATGTATTTAGATCtgaggaataattattgatttgttgttttttttttttttacagaacttCTTTTTCCTGGTGCGTGACTATGGCAGCTGGTTGGAGATTGGGACCAGCATTAGCCACTATGTTATTGTGATGTGTATGAACATCTTCCTCATGGTTCTGTTTGGAGTTTCCCATCTCCTGACAAGTGTCCAAATTAGACTGTCCAAATCTTGACCAGTATACAAATTTGTCATTTCAAATCTTGACAAGTGTCCAAAATCAGACTTTAAATCTTGACAAGCGTACAAGTTAAGCTATTAAAATCTTGAAAAGTTTCCAAATTCAAATCTTGACAGATGTCCAATTTAGATTCAAATTTTGACCAGTGTCCAAATAAACATGTTCAACTCTTggacatcttcgctagccaaggattTTCGGTCcaggggagcaaagtggacggAAAACCCTTGGATAGTGAAGATGACTCTTGGAACACcatgttgttttcttttattcttcaTGAAAGGTGTTACATAACATTTCAATAGTTTTCTAATAGTGCCTCATTTACGGTATTTGTACACGTATAAAACCGTAATTGCTCTTTCAATAATTTCATGATCTTGCAGTTCAgagaatttttcaatttaatacaTCTTAAAACGATTTGGttactcaataaaatataataacattttcaacTGATTGTTTGGTGTTTACATTGTCCACCTGCTGGGAATTATtagcatattgttaaaatctaCAGGAACTTGATCTCTGATTCAGCATAATGTTCACTGTATACAgacaatcaaaattttaaggACAAGGTATGCAGTTGATGATGATCCAGAGCACACTTAAAGTTATGCAAAAGGTCCTGAGatatatttactgaaataaagTGTAGCATAATAAATGAAGCCTGCAGGTTTTAAAGTATATGTACTTTCTTTATTTTGTGTATTCTTAACTTCTAAATTTTTATGTAGGAATATGCACATTCAAACAAAATGTCAATGTAACGATATTCATGTACCTGATAGCTTGAGTTATACAGAGTATTGATAGCAAACTgatgaatacatgtaacaaggaataatgatatatattgtagtaCAGATGTAGGATAGACTGCAGcaaacaaatgaataaatattaatgtatcACATTCAACAGATGTAAATGTCTACTCAACATATAATTCTAGAAAAGTTATCAAAGATTCACTCAAAATAAGTTAACAAATCAAAACATGCAAAATGTGCTTAATCTAGTCCTCCTATTATTCATGTCAATCAAAAATGAATCCAGATACACATAACACTTATGCTTCCCCTTTCTTATCCTTTTAAAAGTTGATCAACTCTAATAGAGTTAAACAccttaacatttattaattttttatcaaacaaaaataaacaccaAATTAAGTTCCTGGATTTCCACTGTTGCCCTTGGTTTCCTTGACAGGTGCCCTCTGTTTCCCAATGAAGTGCCCTCAGTATTCCTGATCAGGTGCCCTCAGGCTCCTCAACGGTTGCTGCCACCAGCTGAGCCAGCTCCTCTTGACTAAGACCAGTCTCTGACTCCTGGTTCTCCAGGGTGACTTCTATCAGCCCAGTTTTGCCATCAATTGTGACCACCTCCATTTGCTGGGGTTCTTCCTCTGGCTCCTCTTCTTCTTCCTGAGGGGGTGGGGCTGGTGTGCGGGGTTCCTGCTTGATGGTGATGGTCTCCTCGGACTCCGATTCTCCCAGCATTTTAAGATTCATCTCGTGCTCTTCAATCTCCTCTGGCTCGTGGCCACTCATGTGATTATCATATATACTTTTCTTGCTGAAGCCAAAATTACACAGGGTGCACCTGAATGGGTTTTTCCCAGTGTGTGTCTTGTAGTGGGTCTGTAAATTGACTTTCTGGCAGAAAGCTTTTCCACAGATATCGCACTTATAGGGTTTATCTCCAGTGTGGATACGAATGTGCCTGTACAAATCAGAGATTTTTCCAAACTTCTTTCCACAAGTATCGCATACAATATTCCCACTATGAACCTTTAAATGGACTTGGAGGCGGAACATCTCACTGAAACCTTTGAAGCAGACACCACACTTGTATGGAGTGTCATCCCCTGCATGGATCTTCATGTGGCGCCTCAGATTTCCTCCTTCGTTGAACCCTCTGGTACAAACAGGACACTTGAATGGTTTTTCTCCTGTATGAATTCTCATGTGCATGCGGAGCTCATATCTATGCATGTAAATCTTGTCACATCCATCAGCAGGGCATTTATAAGTCTTTTCGTGGGTGTGAGTCTTCAGGTGACGATGACaattactcttgttattgtaCTCCTTGCCGCAAACATTACACTTATAGATATATTTGGTTTTAGAATCATCGCTCTCTCCATCCATTCCAGTAAGCGAATTATCTTGATCTCCATCTTTGCCTGTCATGTCAGTCTGACTTGCATTATTGTTTCCTGAGGTCAGAAGATTTCCCAAACTTCCCAGATCTATCACCGTGGCAACCTGCTGGTTTGGGAGGGTCACCTGATGACTTCTGAGGACGACCTCTTTCTGCTGATCAGTGCTTCCTGTCCTAAAGTCCACTTTGGCAGGAATGGTGGAGGCAGGTTTCATAACTCCTGTCTGCTTTGTGGGACTAAACTGTCTGGCCTCGTTATGTAATGAATGGCTGGACACATTCTCTAATGAACTTGAGGCCTCAATATTGGAGGGGACAGTAATTTCATTGTTGGAATTCTCTTTTTTATGGGTTTTTAAATGCTGTGGAAATGcagatttttgaaatatttgtccaCAAAATCCACACATAAACACCTCCTCCTTGTCATGTAACTTGAGATGGGCACTCCAGTTCGCTTTGtttttgtaacattttccaCAGATGGTGCACTTATGAAAGGAAACAGTTTTAGAGCCTCTAGAGAATTTGTTGCCATCATTTGATACAGTAAGGTTATGGATCACCTGGGCTTTAGGGGGCCTTCCTCGCTTCTTCTTCACAGGATTCAGAGTCAAAACCTCTTCCTCATCTTCATCCTCTAGCTCAGGTTGATTTATTTCTTGCTGTATATTGATGTCCAGGGCGGGAATAGTCTGAGTGCCCTGCTCAACAAAGCTATAGGTATTGAAGTGTGGTACTGTTGTATTTTGTATTCCAATATCGTGGCTACGTCGACCTTTCACCTCTATCGTCTCCATTGGAAACATGACAGGATTGGGGTGAGAGGTCTGTGTCACATTATTATCTGAAAAGATCAAATGTAAGAATTCATGGTTTATTTCTAtgcaatttattaaaaagattCCAATTTTGTCATCATCATCTGGCACTATGGCTTATTagccaaaataataaaaaaaaaatatatataaatatatcgcTCAGCATTCTAGTACAAACATAACTTGCCTAAGACCCATTTTTACAGATCTTAATTGCCACCAATTTGTTAAGTATGTTAAACTGTAACATTTCTTTGCAAGTACTATGAGAACTGGTGAGAATTCACCTGTAAAtttatcatttcaatttctAGACATTATGATGGTAATTAATAAATGAGAGTTTTGGGTGGAAATCACCTTAATTAACTTACCAAGTGTCTGCTGGCCCGGCTCCTGGTAAACAATGACCTGCACTGTGCCATCCTCAAGGTACTCTGTCCGGTAGTTACCCGCAGGAATCTGGAGGGGGGTTCCATCTATGATGATCTCTTGACTTCCCTGTGGAACATTCGGTTGTTGTGCTATATCAGAGGCTCCTACTTGGTCCACACTTACTTCACTTGGAGCAATTGTAAGAAATTCAGATGACATACTTCACCTAAAAAAGATTTGGTATTGATGtttcattttgatgattttgcTCAAATTGGTACTCAATTAAAGCAACAGGTAAAAGTGTCTAGTGCGTATAAACTATAAAGccacatttttataagctttttttCAGTTAATATAGCCGAAGTCTCAGGTATGCATCAAAGAGGGGGTACAAAAGAGGGATAAATGGCCTAAACCGTTTAATgcacaattttatcaaatttcgtCAGCTTTGAAATAAAGCGAAAGTAACATCAAAATTCAAACGCATGGAGTACCTCTGAACTCAACTTGATGCTTGCACACTGTGAAAGTCTGATAGAAGAAAGCTTCAGAGTGATCCGTGACAAATGAGTTACTCAATATCACTATATACTCACCAAGTCTTTCTTTTCTGTTCCAATTACACGACAAGGCTAAGCAGATACCTTGATAAAACAACGCATGCTAGAAACACCCAGTTCGAggtgaaaaacaaaatggcggTATCATTGGGAAATTTTGtcaagggaaataactctcttaaaactttaaaagattattttaaaaatatttctttcaaaatgtcTTTGGAAATGTTAATATGGTCAGTGTGGTCTAAAATCATTGaaggaatatttaaaaaatcaagttttaataatattctattttagaaatcctttttttttcaaatcgttAATTTATATTCTTGCAGTTTTGTTATACTCAGTACTGCAGTACTGTAGAGTTGTCGTTCCTTGCAGAACCAAAAATTTAGCGCCGCCAACGCCATTTTGTCTTCGTTTCACGAGTTATAAAGGTCAAGTAAGAAGGATTTGATATAACTTGGTAAGTTGTATGTTTACACAAGATAAAAGCTATTTATTGTGATGGAAAACTTAATTATTTTAGTCGCACTGAACAACCTATCTGCTATCACAGTGTTTGACAAACTAATCAATTCACTTGGATGCTTGGCAGCGTTGATTTTGGGTAGCATGCAAGCATCAACGGGAATTTACAGGTTTTAAATGCGTTTGATTGTTGCAAAGTTAAAAAGAATCTACTTTCGTTTTATCTCCCGTTAATGGAATAAGTAGGATATATTATAAAGgaaataattatgtattaaaaacaGATCCACAGGAGAATTTTTCAGTTAAAGagtatttaaaagaattattaataCGTAGACAATGAGAGTAATTCTGTCCTTTTTTTCCAAGAATGTGCAACCCCTTTTCTCAAATATAAACCAACATGGTTTTGATGCATAATAGGCATTAgtgatttatataataaatactgaagaaaatagaatttttgttATTGTGAAGTTCCCTTATTgcttatgtattgttttatagtAAACAAAACAAGAATTTATGTTTTTAACACGAAAAATTgcttgtatttcattttaaaaattgtctttatCAGCAAGTTCCTTTTACAATATCAGAGGAGCACATTTTCAAGTCGCCTTGTGTCTTTCTTTTATGTTCATGTTGATGTGCATGGTAACTACGCACGTGTCTCCTGGTTTGAATTATTTCATTCAGTAATTGCATCCTGTATGTTAATTTGTTCTTACAGGATGGAGTAATGGAGGAGGATACAATATCTACCATGAAAATGGAAGATTCTGGAGGGGAGAGAGGAAATCTTTCTTTTGGAATGCCCTCCATGTCTGGTGAACCTGTTGTGATTACCTACACCACTGAAAGCACAGAAGATGCCGCACAACTTCAGGAAAAGAACGAATTAAAAGCAAACACAACATGCACAGAAACAAGTCAACGAGATACTGAGGCTGCAGAGAGTGACAGTTTCAGTGAGGCCCTGGCAGGGGAGCAGCTTCTACAGATGGCAAATGCAATCGTGATGGAACAGGGACAGATGGGTGTGGTGGAGGAAAATCAACATGAAATAGTCCAAACTGTCGACGAAAATGGAACTGTTGTCAAAGAAATGCAGATTGTTCAAAACAGCGAGGTAGAGGTAATTAAATCATTCTTTTAAGTACACAATTCATAGGCTATGGTTTGCATAGATAATAACACATACCCTTGTTTTATTCCCTAGATCATTTCTACACCTTTTACACCATTGGCACACTAATATACTAGTACGGTATATGTTTAAGAACATttggaaaacttaaaaaaaaattcttatcttacttacaaaaaagaaataagttcATGTATTACTGTTTAGTATGTTATGAATGAcaattacttttgaaataaattgtcCCCAAAACTAACTTAACGGTATAATTACTGGTACTgttgattttggagaaaaaagaTGTGGATGAAACTAGTGCATTAATGTGATGAAatagttttcttattatttattgaattataaTTAGTAATCATTTAGAATTCTATGTAGGACATTTCAAcagtgatatttttaatatgcttctttttaaatttagacaATGGGGCAGCTACAAACAATGGCAGAATATACTGATGAAGATGGAGCCATACATCAGGTTCCTGTCAAACTGGATAATGACAACCAGGTAAAATTAGCTTTTATTTGTCCTACCAGGTAATTATCAGTGATGTGACAGGGAACCATTCACATCTTTACAATTAAGTGAATATGCTTATAAAAAAATCACGGTTTTAATCGACATGTATTTATCTTGTACAGACATGCAAGAAGTTTCCATATTTAAATGATCCTTTATCATGTTAATCAAAGTTTAGGGGTCTACTATGTACTTGTATTTATTAATGCAATACAGATACTGAAATGTTAAATTTAACGATTGAGGGATCAATGTGAAAGAAGTATAATTtctgtggttttttttcttgcagTTGGTGCAACTGGTTCCTGTTTCAACTGAGGATGGGAACCAAGTTTACATCCAGGTCCTGAACCCAGACAAAACGGACGGACTGTCCACCGAAGAGTCCCCCACGGAGATCCAGGAGGTGTTGATAACCGAGAACCAGCTAGGACAGGAAATGATATCTCAGGACGAATCCATGGACGGTCAGGAAATCACCATTGAGAATGTCCAGGAATTGTCCAACTACAAAACGCAGGTCATGGAGGATGGAACGGTCCAAATCTACATGCTAGAAGACAAAAATAAACAGCAGAGGGGACTTAATAAAACTCTGATGAACATCATATCTCCCACTAAAGGGGATGCCTCTGGTCCGCCGGCCAGCTCTCTGATGACAATTCAAGCCAAAAAATACAGAGACGTGGCCACTCAGATTACTGtgtttccaaaattttctaggCAGGGATTGTTTGATGTCTCAACGCAAGTTACATCCAAAGAGATTCAGAGAGATCCAAAATTACGCAGTCTCCCAAATGGCACCACTATCATTCAGAATAGTATTGTTAATCAGAGCGAGAGCACCATCATTCTAAATGCAGGGAGTGAGAATGAAATGATTCTCCATAAATGTACCATCTGTGGAAAAGTGtacaaaaataaacagaatTGGCAGGGGCATATCAAAATTCATGCTCAAGAAAAAGTATACATGTGTGGCTATTGTGGAAAGATTTACCCCCGTGGGAGCCTCTCAACTCACCTTCGTACCCACTCAGAGCTCAGACAGATTGCTGTGTTTGAGAACTTGCCCGATCATTTGAAGAGGAAGAACTACAAGCAAGCCCCAGGAATGGTTTTTCCAAATGAAGAGGCATCCATTATAGAACTAAGCATTGCAGATGTCGCCTGTGAAATAGATCCGGATTTGTTCCCACCACCGGCAGCTGAAGTGGTAACCGCTCCCTCCACCATTTTGCCTGCCAATGACGCCTCATTACCAGAGCCAGCGGCCGAGTCGGAAGTCTTCACAGAAAATGATATTCCCGCCAAAATGCACATGGAGGTGGAAGCGGAAGCAGAAATTCAGGAAGGAACAAAGACcaagtttatttataaatgtaatgTCTGTGGTAAGGAATATAATAACAAGAGTAATTGCCATAGGCATCTCAAGTCCCATACAGATACAAAAGGCTTCAAATGTGGATATTGTGGGAAGGCATTTACACACAGGTACGAGGTACGAATGCATTGTAGAACTCACACTGGTGAGAGACCGTACAAGTGCCCTATATGCACTCGTGGATTCAACGAAAGTGGAAACCTTAGGCGCCATATGAAAATCCACGAGGGAGACAATTCACCATTTAAGTGTGGAGTCTGCTTCAAAGGATTTAATGACACTTTAAGATTGAATGCTCACATGAAAGTTCACACAGGAGAAATTGTTTGTGATGTGTGTGGCAAGAAGTTTGGCAAGATATCAGATTTGTATCGTCACATAAAAATCCACAGTGGTGACCGTCCATACAAATGTGACTTATGTGGGAAGACTTTCTGCCAGAAGGTCAATTTAATCACACATCAGCGCACCCATACTGGTCAGAAAGCTTTCAGGTGTGACTACTGTGGTCTGGGATTCAGCCGTAAGACCATCCTCCAGCAGCACATGAAGACTCACCTGGAAGATGAAGAGGATTTCTCGGTGGAGAGGACAGCGGTCAGGCCTGGGAAGGGACAGGTGGAGATTAATATGGAGGCAGATGTCATTGAGCACATGGAGGCTCTGTCTAACGAGTTCGTGGAAGATGGAGAGACCCAGACAACGGACATCCAGGACGTGGTGCTGGAAGACGGGGAGGAGATCATCACCGAGGCAACCAGTCAAGATATAGCGGCTTATAAGATACAAGAGGTGGAAACATACACAGACTGATGGAAGATTGTGAaaggaaatgaaaatatattctatACCTTGAGtttgataaaagtaacaaaGCCAAATTATTGCAAGGCGATTGATTGACAGTTATTTTTTAAGGTTATTGCCTAATATTTATGTGTTCTATGgttcatgtaaaatatatttatttttatactatCAATGGTAACTGTTGTTGTTGGAGAAGGGAGGTATGAACTGGAAGACcagtgaaatacatgtatgacaattGATTATCTGGTCAGATTCAAACAAGGCAGCAACTGAAATTATCagtatatactacatgtactacataatTTATTGCACATTATATCCAATGTTTAAAAAGTGAATTTCAGAAATACTTTTGAAGAAACTTGTTGAGTTTTGAACTTTGGTACagtttgtgttctttatttctGGTTGATATATAGTTATGATCAAGTTATCAGTTTGGaattattaaaattgttatttgaGCTTAAATCAACTTGTTGTCAATGATAATGTAATGTGTACATGTTGATTCTGGTTGAAATCCACTACATCGGTCGGtcagtccaccaacagtttccattcattcTCTTGGCAGAGGTTGCACATccttaaatgaaatttagtatgcAGATTTATCATGAGATGTCTAAATCAAGTTATGTTTTGGGTACAATTgaacaatttttgacagagttttgCCCCTTTTGGACTTGGAAGATTCCAATTATTTGTTTTCCATTCATTATTTCTGCAAAGGTTGAACAAATGaattactgatacatgtatatcatgaaAAATGTGTCTTTGCTGAAGTTGTGATGTAGGAGATTTGTGCAACCTATAATTCTGAAACTTTTTAGCTTAGATGCGTCATACTTGTACTTGATAGGTTGATGCATCTCAGATAGTTCCGACAGATGGTCCCCCTTGAACCTAAGTtcaaaatgtcaatttcatttcCATGTATACTGCTTAAAATAAAGGCTTGTGCACTCTATGATGTACATATGTCCAATGGAGGGAggcaatactgtggaatcatttaaattcatggggtcaattttcgtggattgtgggttttttgtttatttcgttGACGTGTTGGTTTTTAGTATCAGTAAGATAACTTactctttgaaaatttgttttcgtcAAGGATGTAAATGAATACGAATACCaaaaaaattgagccaccacgaattttaatgattctacagtaatTGTTTCACAACCATCTCGTTTGTTCTcgaaatatcaataaattgcATCCAATTCACTGAATTGTTGACGGTGACCTAAATTAACCTTCACAACTCCTAAACAAAGTGACATCATAAAAGGCATTCAAGACACTTACAATAGAGCAGATTGCAAGCAGAACAGACACATAAATTTGCAGACAATGGAGGAGTAAAAACTAAATGTCTGTAATGTAATTCCCATGAGCAGAATAGTTTAACAAGATACAGATTAATAAGGAGgatattaaaatatgtattgaCTGCAAAATTGATTTTGAGAAGTCTTTGCTGAACTGACCTtccttgatttttattttgtttttcatatgaCAATAATGTTTAGAGCAAAGTAAATGAATATTGATGTGATTCCCCTTAGGACAAACATGTGTCAGGCAACATTTTGTCCCCCTGGGCTTGCATTAATAAGTTTGTAATAGAAAAGGAGTTTGatcatataaataaattgaaaacataTTGCTGGACCAGAAATTGAACCCAGGACCCtgcaactctagtcaggagctctaccactaTTAAGCTACCCGGGTCGATATCCATGGTCTTTATGTTTTCAATATGCACATTCCTCCTTAATTTCTCATTACATTAGGTGCGGTGACCTGGCCCTGGTAttaacaggttaactcctgccagggaaagagcctggggtgatcttcAAGGGCGACGATCACATAAGGAGGGAGAATATAGTAGTAGGGGCTATGTGGACTGTGGATGTTGGCATGGATAGCTCATTGGTAGAGATCCTGATTTGAGTTGCAGGGGTTTCAGGTTTGATTCCCTGTCCAGCcatatattttcaatgtatttacTAGTATAACTCCTGGAAAGAGACTAGGGTGATCTTCTAGGGCAAAGATCATCTAAGGGCAGAGGAAAGTGATGGTCAGACCAGTTCAAATACCaacgccagatagctcagttggttgagcacctgactagagatacAGAGGGCCCGGGTTCAAATCCTGGTCTGGgacgtcattatttctcccaccCCATTACAAATTAAATCCTTCTCAGCCATGAAGGCGCATATGGTCCGTGCTTTTCCCTGGTTTCTGTGGTGCTAAGAGGATGAGAGTCACTGACTCCCCCTGGATGGGACACTAGTCCTTGCCAGGTTAACTCCCAGCATATACCAGTAGCTGGTTGGACTGAGGCAATGTAGATAAAGTACCTTGTCTATAAGGGCACAACACACAACATCGAGTGACCACAGCGGGGCTTGAACCAGCGACCATTTGGTTACTGGCCTAACGCCACTGAACCATGTGCTCAACAggcttgtacatgtatcatcaatCCCTGTCAACATTTGTAAATTATTCCCCATTGAAAAGGAGCATGTATCAGTTCCTTTTCAAAAAACTTGTCATTCCACATCACTCTAAGCGGAAAGAAAGTTATTATAGATAATAGACACTAATCACTCAAATAATGACCAGAAATGCTGTTGAGCCCTGTACTTATAGAAAAACCTCATTAACAAATTGAGtaagaaaaaatagtttttaataaaactataattttcatatttccaTAATATCctataaaatacaaacaaaacaataaattaagtcattatagaacaaaaaagtgtaaaaatataaatatcaatcaCATTAATATTTAAGTGATATGTATCATGgaataaaaacattataaagCATTCATTACTAGATTAAGTGTGCTATACACATTATGCAAATAAATGA includes:
- the LOC128187893 gene encoding zinc finger protein 260-like; its protein translation is MSSEFLTIAPSEVSVDQVGASDIAQQPNVPQGSQEIIIDGTPLQIPAGNYRTEYLEDGTVQVIVYQEPGQQTLDNNVTQTSHPNPVMFPMETIEVKGRRSHDIGIQNTTVPHFNTYSFVEQGTQTIPALDINIQQEINQPELEDEDEEEVLTLNPVKKKRGRPPKAQVIHNLTVSNDGNKFSRGSKTVSFHKCTICGKCYKNKANWSAHLKLHDKEEVFMCGFCGQIFQKSAFPQHLKTHKKENSNNEITVPSNIEASSSLENVSSHSLHNEARQFSPTKQTGVMKPASTIPAKVDFRTGSTDQQKEVVLRSHQVTLPNQQVATVIDLGSLGNLLTSGNNNASQTDMTGKDGDQDNSLTGMDGESDDSKTKYIYKCNVCGKEYNNKSNCHRHLKTHTHEKTYKCPADGCDKIYMHRYELRMHMRIHTGEKPFKCPVCTRGFNEGGNLRRHMKIHAGDDTPYKCGVCFKGFSEMFRLQVHLKVHSGNIVCDTCGKKFGKISDLYRHIRIHTGDKPYKCDICGKAFCQKVNLQTHYKTHTGKNPFRCTLCNFGFSKKSIYDNHMSGHEPEEIEEHEMNLKMLGESESEETITIKQEPRTPAPPPQEEEEEPEEEPQQMEVVTIDGKTGLIEVTLENQESETGLSQEELAQLVAATVEEPEGT